A genomic segment from Nicotiana tabacum cultivar K326 chromosome 9, ASM71507v2, whole genome shotgun sequence encodes:
- the LOC107795567 gene encoding uncharacterized protein LOC107795567, whose translation MVTSWILNSLSKDIEDSVKYANDAVELWIELEDRYEQTNGARLYQIQKEINDTSQGALDITSYYTKLKKLWEELSTLSKRSQCNCNCTCGAKENFYKTEQDRQLIQFLMGLNETYTVIRGSILVMNLLPTLAQAFSFLIQDKK comes from the coding sequence ATGGTGACCTCCTGGATCCTCAATTCTCTCTCGAAGGACATTGAGGACAGTGTTAAATACGCGAATGATGCTGTGGAGTTATGGATTGAGTTAGAAGATCGATATGAGCAAACAAATGGAGCTAGATTgtatcaaatccaaaaggaaatAAATGATACATCTCAGGGAGCCCTTGATATTACCAGTTACTACACTAAATTGAAAAAGCTTTGGGAAGAATTGAGCACTTTGAGTAAAAGGTCCCAGTGCAACTGTAATTGTACTTGTGGTGCCAAGGAAAACTTTTACAAAACTGAACAGGATAGGCAGCTAATACAATTCCTCATGGGTTTGAACGAGACATATACTGTAATTCGAGGAAGCATTCTCGTGATGAATCTATTACCAACATTGGCTCAAGCCTTTTCCTTCCTGATACAAGACAAGAAATAG